A stretch of Gossypium hirsutum isolate 1008001.06 chromosome A06, Gossypium_hirsutum_v2.1, whole genome shotgun sequence DNA encodes these proteins:
- the LOC107955362 gene encoding uncharacterized protein, with the protein MEQSFFDRMITHLRSSCKYYTGYPKDLGPSRVIHFKSEREFVQLLQQGHPVVVAFTIRGNYTKHLDKVLEEAAVEFYPNVKFMRVECPKYPGFCITRQKNEYPFIEIFHSPEQAADQGRVVDPSTTRYSVKVLPFNYDLSAYGFREFFKRHGIQTSDRK; encoded by the exons ATGGAGCAATCATTTTTTGATAGAATGATCACTCATCTCCGTTCATCTTGCAA GTATTATACTGGTTATCCTAAAGATCTTGGACCATCACGAGTTATTCATTTCAAATCCGAGCGTGAATTTGTGCAGCTACTTCAGCAAGGTCACCCCGTTGTTGTTGCATTCACTATCAG GGGGAACTACACAAAGCATCTTGACAAAGTACTGGAGGAAGCTGCTGTTGAGTTCTATCCGAATGTTAAATTTATGCGC GTTGAGTGCCCAAAATATCCAGGGTTTTGTATAACACGGCAGAAGAATGAATACCCATTCATTGAAATATTTCATAGTCCAGAGCAA GCAGCAGATCAGGGGAGGGTTGTCGATCCAAGTACCACAAGATATTCTGTAAAAGTTCTACCT TTCAATTACGATCTCAGTGCTTATGGATTTAGAGAATTCTTCAAGCGCCATGGGATTCAAACATCAGACCGAAAGTAA
- the LOC107955360 gene encoding protein starmaker yields MYNGIGLTTPRGSGTNGYIQSNKFFVKPKTNRVTDSTKPFEADQGTAGLTTRKPNKEILEHDRKRQIELKLVILEDKLAEQGYTESEIADKLVEARKALEDAQQEKDEEEGEVIPIPTRQQKVSDTQTHQIAARKEKQMETFRAALGIGASESGLPPLPNRRKNIEEREHSFLDRDPPVSAAMDVDDPKAKADKKKGQVVEDEIDETRHRKKKKEQKRSRHHDSDTDDTDTDSSLEHSKKATRKKKSRKGYDSGSSDSDDYASGRKLKKSVKNGCRPSDRSKLGAASLDVDDRQAQHRRRHDSSEDDSETDGGREKNRGEVQKQKFEGSESDSDADRARGHTKELIKEGRQRHDSSEGDSDSDGGRQKKRGEVQKRKIESTRSQRRERDMGSESDSDADRARGHRKEMVKKRRHRHNSSEDNFDSDGGRQKKRDEVQKGKIELTGSQRRERAMGSESDSDTDRVRGRKKEMVKKGRRTNDSNEDDSDSDVEKKKKRGEVQKGKIELTGSQRRGRDSDSDSDVDRARDYKREIVKKRGHRYDTGDDSDSNTSDVKVEKGRRRGRRHDSDDEDSNSSYGRKIGKATAARERAGRRGSGSLTDDSDASSSDSDSTDVKRQTIEKKNAADKDRRGHRGDADSHGVRVSRRYQEEKDSPSYAAKNDDRRGRTLNEDDRLERSQKSESNREMMKGKRKLDDENHDEQPELKSRSRNLGSELEHKRDNPKDAKLDSESNAKAYGENDDQNRDEYSRWGKDDRNKHEYSRWGMSDRNKGEYSRWGKDDQNRDEYSRWEKDDLRRDDYSRSVRSGGEIDCDNGRQNGRLQSKITKPDSGLMRDDQDYDDWRGGRKRGRDEAEPRGREQERDEIDHKYRSRGRDEEEHHGSRRHRKGEEDDRGNKGHVRDRQLDHSVKMAYDDTRSSDRRSDDQR; encoded by the exons ATGTACAACGGAATCGGACTGACCACCCCTAGAGGGTCAGGCACCAATGGTTACATTCAGAGCAACAAATTCTTTGTAAAGCCCAAGACGAATCGGGTAACCGATTCCACCAAGCCTTTCGAGGCAGATCAAGGCACCGCAGGTCTCACCACCAGGAAACCTAACAAGGAAATCCTCGAGCATGATCGCAAGCGTCAGATTGAGCTCAAGctcgtgattttggaagataAACTCGCTGAACAAGGTTACACTGAATCTGAGATCGCTGATAAGCTTGTTGAAGCTAGGAAGGCTCTCGAAGATGCTCAACAAGAGAAAGACGAAGAAGAAGGAGAAGTTATACCAATCCCTACTCGCCAGCAAAA GGTTTCGGATACACAGACCCACCAAATTGCTGCAAGGAAGGAGAAGCAGATGGAGACCTTTAGGGCTGCTCTCGGGATTGGAGCTTCTGAATCTGGGCTTCCTCCTCTGCCAAATCGTCGAAAGAATATCGAAGAGCGTGAACATTCctttttggatagagatccaccTGTTTCTGCAGCCATGGATGTGGATGATCCTAAGGCAAAAGCAGACAAGAAAAAAGGTCAAGTAGTTGAAGATGAAATTGATGAGACACGACAccggaaaaagaaaaaggagcaaAAGAGGTCCAGGCATCATGACTCGGATACAGATGATACTGATACAGATAGCAGTTTAGAGCATTCAAAGAAAGCTACTCGCAAGAAGAAGAGCCGCAAGGGTTATGATAGTGGAAGTAGTGATTCTGATGACTATGCCAGTGGCAGGAAGCTAAAAAAATCAGTGAAGAATGGATGCAGACCATCTGATCGGTCGAAGCTTGGTGCTGCTAGTTTGGATGTTGATGATCGACAG GCACAACATCGACGTAGACATGACTCTAGCGAGGATGACTCTGAAACTGATGGTGGGAGGGAAAAGAATAGAGGTGAAGTTCAAAAGCAAAAGTTTGAGGGTAGTGAATCTGATTCTGATGCTGACAGAGCGAGAGGTCATACAAAGGAATTGATTAAGGAAGGTCGTCAAAGGCATGACTCCAGTGAGGGTGACTCTGATTCTGATGGTGGGAGGCAAAAGAAGAGAGGTGAAGTTCAAAAACGGAAGATTGAGTCAACTAGGAGCCAGAGGAGAGAGAGGGACATGGGTAGTGAATCTGATTCTGATGCTGACAGAGCAAGAGGTCATAGAAAGGAAATGGTTAAGAAACGTCGTCATAGGCACAACTCCAGTGAGGACAACTTTGATTCTGATGGTGGGAGGCAAAAGAAGAGAGATGAAGTTCAAAAAGGAAAGATTGAGTTGACGGGGAGCCAGAGGAGAGAGAGGGCCATGGGTAGTGAATCTGATTCTGATACTGATAGAGTGAGAGGTCGTAAGAAGGAAATGGTTAAGAAAGGTCGTCGTACGAATGACTCCAATGAGGATGACTCTGATTCTGAtgttgagaagaaaaagaagagaggtGAAGTTCAGAAAGGGAAGATCGAGTTGACTGGGAGCCAGAGGAGAGGCAGGGATAGTGACTCAGATTCCGATGTAGACAGAGCAAGAGATTATAAAAGGGAAATAGTAAAGAAACGTGGTCATAGGTATGATACAGGAGATGACAGTGATTCTAATACAAGTGATGTAAAGGTAGAAAAGGGTAGGAGAAGAGGTAGAAGACATGATTCTGATGATGAAGATTCCAATTCATCCTATGGCAGGAAAATTGGCAAGGCTACAGCAGCTAGAGAAAGGGCGGGTAGAAGGGGATCGGGCTCTTTGACAGATGATAGTGATGCAAGTTCTAGTGACTCTGACAGCACCGATGTAAAGCGTCAAACCATTGAAAAGAAGAATGCTGCTGACAAAGACAGAAGAGGTCATAGAGGTGATGCTGACAGTCATGGTGTTAGAGTTAGTCGTCGGTATCAAGAAGAAAAAGACTCTCCATCTTATGCAGCCAAGAATGATGATAGAAGGGGAAGGACCTTAAATGAGGATGATAGATTAGAGAGATCACAGAAATCAGAGAGCAATAGAGAAATGATGAAAGGCAAGAGGAAGCTTGATGATGAAAATCATGACGAGCAGCCAGAATTGAAGTCAAGAAGTAGAAACTTAGGAAGTGAATTGGAGCACAAAAGGGATAATCCAAAGGATGCTAAGCTTGATTCTGAATCAAATGCCAAAGCTTATGGGGAGAATGATGATCAGAATAGGGATGAATATTCTAGGTGGGGGAAAGATGACCGGAATAAGCATGAATATTCTAGGTGGGGGATGAGTGACCGGAATAAGGGTGAATACTCTAGATGGGGAAAAGATGATCAGAATAGGGATGAATATTCTAGGTGGGAGAAAGATGATCTGAGAAGGGATGATTATTCTAGGTCAGTTAGGTCTGGAGGAGAGATTGACTGTGACAATGGTAGACAAAATGGCAGACTTCAAAGTAAGATCACCAAACCTGATAGTGGATTGATGAGAGATGATCAGGATTATGATGACTGGAGAGGTGGACGGAAGCGTGGTAGGGATGAAGCGGAACCTCGAGGGAGAGAACAAGAAAGAGATGAGATAGACCATAAATATAGAAGTCGTGGAAGGGATGAGGAGGAGCACCATGGAAGCCGTAGGCACAGAAAAGGGGAGGAAGATGATCGAGGGAACAAAGGTCATGTGCGGGATAGACAATTGGATCATTCTGTGAAAATGGCATATGATGATACTCGGTCTAGTGACAGAAGATCAGATGACCAACGTTGA